One part of the Ornithodoros turicata isolate Travis chromosome 2, ASM3712646v1, whole genome shotgun sequence genome encodes these proteins:
- the LOC135385352 gene encoding phosphatidylglycerophosphatase and protein-tyrosine phosphatase 1-like isoform X1, with translation MFSRVTFYPTLMYNVVMERLSTRRWYDRIDDTVILGALPFRSITPKLLEEENVRGVVSMNEDFELRYWVTSKEEWEQNGVKFLQLSTTDIFETPCQEKLQRGVQFIRGFEGTGKSVYVHCKAGRTRSATLVGCYLMQRYAWTPQKTVDLLRTKRPHILLHYAQWEALHTYFNRNVVPSETQTEALNDVAG, from the exons ATGTTCTCTCGTGTGACTTTTTACCCTACATTAATGTACAATGTCGTGATGGAACGATTGTCTACAAGAAGGTGGTACGATCGCATTGACGATACAGTTATTTTAGGCGCACTTCCATTCCGCAGCATTACTCCAAAG TTACTTGAAGAGGAAAACGTACGAGGCGTTGTGTCCATGAACGAAGATTTTGAGCTGAGATATTGGGTGACAAGCAAAGAG GAATGGGAGCAAAATGGTGTAAAGTTCCTGCAGCTAAGCACAACAGACATCTTCGAGACACCGTGTCAGGAGAAGCTGCAGAGAGGTGTCCAGTTCATCCGTGGTTTCGAAGGCACTGGGAAGTCTGTCTATGTCCACTGCAAAGCTGGCAGGACGCGGAGCGCAACACTTGTCGGTTGCTATCTGATGCAG CGGTATGCATGGACGCCCCAGAAGACCGTAGACCTTTTACGCACAAAGCGGCCACATATTCTGCTGCACTACGCACAGTGGGAAGCACTACACACGTACTTCAATCGAAATGTAGTTCCATCAGAGACTCAGACTGAGGCATTGAATGACGTAGCTGGCTAA
- the LOC135385351 gene encoding dnaJ homolog subfamily C member 1-like — translation MFSVSLIASLLLYGSVGAWTQDDFEVFDAVEDVNENFYSFLGLPEDAGAVDIKKAYRRLSLLYHPDKNKDAGAEEKFRKLVSVAEILKNEDKRKIYDNVLKNGLPGWRQPVFYYRRVRKMGGKETAIFLVALFTFGQYIISWAAYWERKYEVEETVFAKFKHRDRKSKKTTAVNEEELRAAYINTIQKPTWRDLLVIKFCIFIILYLKGLPIQIATCVHNFKERKEANVDEASSDDDSSTEDSQIRERKPRRRTRSIPDAPEMEPCVTFPHNGHIEDHPSAPNVSHADKKGEWTEEDTVGLIRAMKKYPTGTVDRWLKIADLLNRSQDEVIAIAKRLRKAPSARNIVPHAQGVTGDDYEDRQSDEEMTRSEHYARPSSKPISELKLGGGLQKKEEWSVAQQKCLESALQQYPKGTEERWDKIASAVPGKTKEECMLRFKYLVEVLRKKRAEEKGNAA, via the coding sequence ATGTTCAGTGTGTCCCTTATTGCCTCACTGCTTCTTTACGGCAGCGTAGGAGCCTGGACACAAGATGATTTTGAAGTGTTCGATGCTGTAGAAGATGTGAATGAAAATTTCTACTCATTTCTCGGGCTTCCTGAGGACGCCGGTGCGGTCGACATCAAGAAAGCTTACAGGAGACTTTCTCTGTTGTATCATCCTGACAAAAACAAGGACGCAGGAGCAGAAGAGAAGTTTAGAAAACTAGTTTCGGTTGCGGAGATACTAAAGAATGAAGATAAACGAAAAATTTACGACAACGTTCTGAAGAATGGTCTGCCTGGCTGGCGGCAACCGGTATTTTATTACAGACGTGTACGAAAAATGGGTGGAAAGGAGACTGCGATATTTTTGGTAGCTCTTTTTACCTTTGGTCAGTACATCATTTCATGGGCAGCATACTGGGAACGTAAGTATGAGGTGGAAGAGACGGTGTTTGCAAAGTTTAAACACAGAGATAGAAAGTCGAAGAAGACAACAGCTGTTAACGAAGAGGAGCTTCGGGCTGCATACATTAATACCATCCAGAAGCCGACGTGGAGAGACTTGCTTGTTATAAAATTTTGTATATTTATCATCCTCTATCTGAAAGGTTTACCAATACAAATCGCAACTTGTGTACACAATTTCAAAGAACGAAAGGAAGCAAATGTTGATGAAGCAAGCAGCGATGACGACTCCTCCACTGAAGACTCACAAATTAGGGAACGGAAGCCGAGAAGACGGACACGTTCAATACCGGACGCTCCCGAGATGGAGCCTTGTGTTACTTTTCCACACAACGGTCACATCGAAGACCATCCTAGTGCTCCAAATGTTTCTCACGCTGATAAAAAAGGGGAGTGGACCGAGGAGGATACTGTTGGCCTCATCCGAGCAATGAAAAAGTACCCAACAGGGACGGTAGACAGATGGCTGAAGATAGCCGACCTTCTTAATCGCTCACAGGATGAAGTTATTGCCATTGCAAAACGGTTAAGAAAAGCGCCGTCCGCACGGAACATTGTGCCACACGCTCAGGGAGTCACGGGAGACGACTACGAGGATAGGCAGTCTGACGAGGAAATGACTCGTTCCGAACACTATGCGAGGCCTTCCTCGAAACCTATCTCAGAACTAAAACTGGGAGGgggtttgcaaaaaaaagaagagtggAGTGTAGCGCAGCAAAAGTGCTTAGAATCTGCTCTGCAGCAATATCCGAAAGGAACGGAAGAGAGGTGGGATAAAATAGCGTCCGCTGTTCCTGGCAAAACGAAGGAAGAGTGTATGTTAAGGTTTAAGTACCTCGTAGAAGTACTCAGGAAGAAGAGGGCTGAGGAAAAGGGAAATGCAGCATGA
- the LOC135385354 gene encoding 26S proteasome complex subunit SEM1-like, whose translation MSDPNTKSKVDLGLLEEDDEFEEFPAEEWTAKAEDGQDINVWEDNWDDDNIEDDFSQQLRAELEKQGYKVDGTGEPIKG comes from the exons ATGTCTGATCCGAACACGAAGTCTAAAGTTGATCTCGGTCTTCTGGAAGAAGACGATGAGTTTGAGGAATTCCCTGCAGAAG AGTGGACAGCTAAGGCAGAGGATGGCCAGGACATAAATGTGTGGGAGGACAACTGGGACGATGATAACATCGAAGATGACTTCAGCCAACAGCTCAG AGCAGAGCTGGAAAAGCAGGGGTACAAGGTTGATGGAACGGGGGAACCCATCAAGGGCTGA
- the LOC135385352 gene encoding phosphatidylglycerophosphatase and protein-tyrosine phosphatase 1-like isoform X2 has protein sequence MRQKFRSWTRKGADTGQKRGQNELLEEENVRGVVSMNEDFELRYWVTSKEEWEQNGVKFLQLSTTDIFETPCQEKLQRGVQFIRGFEGTGKSVYVHCKAGRTRSATLVGCYLMQRYAWTPQKTVDLLRTKRPHILLHYAQWEALHTYFNRNVVPSETQTEALNDVAG, from the exons atgagacagaag TTCCGAAGCTGGACACGTAAGGGTGCAGACACAGGCCAGAAGAGAGGACAAAATGAA TTACTTGAAGAGGAAAACGTACGAGGCGTTGTGTCCATGAACGAAGATTTTGAGCTGAGATATTGGGTGACAAGCAAAGAG GAATGGGAGCAAAATGGTGTAAAGTTCCTGCAGCTAAGCACAACAGACATCTTCGAGACACCGTGTCAGGAGAAGCTGCAGAGAGGTGTCCAGTTCATCCGTGGTTTCGAAGGCACTGGGAAGTCTGTCTATGTCCACTGCAAAGCTGGCAGGACGCGGAGCGCAACACTTGTCGGTTGCTATCTGATGCAG CGGTATGCATGGACGCCCCAGAAGACCGTAGACCTTTTACGCACAAAGCGGCCACATATTCTGCTGCACTACGCACAGTGGGAAGCACTACACACGTACTTCAATCGAAATGTAGTTCCATCAGAGACTCAGACTGAGGCATTGAATGACGTAGCTGGCTAA
- the LOC135385353 gene encoding succinate dehydrogenase [ubiquinone] cytochrome b small subunit, mitochondrial-like has translation MALNMLRLSTCGGSYLARLHSQRYMSTLVKKCAPFASTVNSTLVPASPRLTAIRSTSADASHVAVWKAERLLSAALLGIVPGAFLFPCPAMDYLLAASVTMHIHWGVETIVVDYVRPTVFGNVIPKVAVGAVYALSMLTLGGLFYFNYSDVGVAKAIKMFWAL, from the exons ATGGCGCTAAATATGCTGCGGTTGTCAACCTGTGGAG GGTCGTATCTCGCTCGTCTGCACTCGCAGCGGTATATGTCTACGCTTGTAAAGAAATGTGCGCCTTTTGCTTCCACCGTGAACTCAACGTTGGTCCCAGCTTCACCTCGGCTGACTGCTATTAGGTCGACCTCCGCAGATG CTTCCCATGTTGCGGTCTGGAAAGCCGAGCGTTTGCTCTCTGCAGCGCTGCTGGGCATTGTACCGGGTGCATTTCTGTTCCCATGCCCCGCAATGGACTATTTGCTTGCAGCAAGTGTGACAATGCACATTCATTG GGGCGTTGAAACCATAGTGGTGGACTATGTCAGGCCGACAGTCTTTGGAAATGTCATTCCTAAGGTTGCTGTTGGTGCTGTTTATGCATTGTCGATGCTGACTCTTGGTGGACTCTTCTATTTTAATTACTCCGACGTTGGAGTGGCGAAGGCCATCAAGATGTTCTGGGCGCTATAA